The genomic stretch GGCTCGATCACCTTGCGGTAGAGGTGCCAGGTGGCGTGACCCAGGATCGGCATGACCACGGCCAGCCCGGCAAACAGCGGGATGGAGCCAATCACCAGCAGCACGGCAACCAGCAGCCCCCACAGCGCCATCTGCAGCGGGTTTGCCATCACCGCGCGGGCCGAGGTTTCGATTGCCGAGACGGCGCCGACATCACGGTCGAGCATCAGCGGAAAGGCGATCACCGTTGTCGCCAGCACGACCACGGCAAAGACGAAACCCGCCGCATTGCCAAGCACAATCAAGGTCCAGCCCTTGCCGGTCGTCAGCACTTCGCGGACAAAGGCGCCGATCGAGGCCGGCGGCTGGTCGCCGAACAGGCTGGTGTAGATCGATTGCGCGGTGAACAGCCACAGCAGAAAGAGGGCAAACAGCATGATGCCGATGACGGCGATCGACGGCAGCGCCGGGGAACGGCGCACATCCAGTGCATGGCGCCAGTCCGTGTTCATGCCGAGCTCGCGCCGGCGGCTGATCTCGTAGAGACCGATCGCCGCAAAAGGCCCGACCAAAGCAAAGCCCGACATCAAGGGGTAGACAAGCTGGATGGCATTGGAGCCCGAGGTCCACTGCGTCAGGATCAGGCCGACAACCGGGTAGATCAGGCCCAGGAACACGTAGTGGGACGGTCTTGCCCAGAAATCCTCGGCGCCGAGCTCGAGCGCGCCCCAGAGATCCGTGGTGGTGATGCGGCGCACCGTGGGCTGCACATGCATCCCATACGCATTCGCCATGACATGAAAGCCGGCCATAACCATCCTCCCGTGTGTCGGGGCGGTCACCGCCGAGATGGCCGCCCGCAGCTGCCACTAGTAGATGTGGCACCATAGCCGATTTGCCAGGGGCTGTCGCCAAATCGATGACATTTATCCGTTCCTCGTTGCGCTCATCCAAGTTTCGCCACTAATTTGACCCGCTCTCGCAGACATTCGGTTTGGTCAACCATTGCGCCGTATTTTAGCATTTACGTATTTTAGTAATTGCTTAAATTCATCGTTGAGACCCCTGGCGTATCACCTGAGCTTTACAAGTTTGGGCGATGGGCGATGTTCAGATTGAAGGGCTTCTGGCCTTCGGAGCGCGGCAACTTTGCCATGGCGACTGCCATAGCAATGCTGCCGATAATGGTTGTCGTGGCCGGCACGATCGATCTGACGGGCACGAGCGACGACGCCGCGCAATTGCAGAACTCGCTGGACGCGGCCGGGCTTGCCGTCGGCACAAAGTACCTACCCAGCATGACTGCGAGTGATGTCCAGGGGCTTGGGCTGACATTCTTTGCGGCCAATATGAGCGTCGCCGACCAGCAGGAATATGCAGGCAGCGTCTCCGCCTTTTCGGCCACCGCCAGCGGCGACCCCAGCGCGTATTACATCTCGCTTTCGTCCAGCATCAACCATCCGAGCTTCATCAATGGCGCGGCGGCCTGGCCAGCTCATCGCTCGGCCACGGTCAAGATGAACCCTGGTGCGCAGGCCTGCGTGCTGGCGCTCGATCCACATGCGTCGGCCGCCGTAAGCCTACAGGGCTCGACCGATGTCTCTATGAGCAACTGCGTGATCGCGGCAAACTCTGATGCGTCCGATGCTGTCAGCAGAGGCGGTTCCGCGCAGGTCTCAGCGGGCTGCGTCTCGACCGTCGGCAGCACTTCCGGGCTTTCGCCGCCCAGCGCCAATCTCACCTGCGGAGCCCCGCTTGAACATCAATATGCGTCTTTCGATCCTCTGGCGGACGTCGTCCCTCCCCCCTACACGTTGTGCCAGCAGGTCCCGAACGGCAAAACCTATACGCTGTCGCCCGGAACCTATTGCGACAAGACGTTGTCGGGAAACATCACGCTCAATCCGGGCGTCTACATCTTGCGCGGCGTCACGCTTAAACCGGGCGGCAACGGCAGCCTGACTGGCCAGGGCGTGACCATTTTCCTGATGGAGGGCGCGCAGATCTACATAAATGCCAATGAACAGGCGAACCTTTCCCCGCCCACCAGCGGTCCCTACGCCGGCATCACCATTTTCGAGAATCGCGGCAACACATCGGCCTTGACGCTGAATGGCGGCGCAAATTCCGTGATCAGCGGGTTCGTCTATGCGCCTGACGCCGCCATTTCCTTTGCCGGCAACTCGGATATGAGCGGTCAGGGCGACTGTCTGAGGCTTGTCGGTCTGACCGTGCAAATGACAGGAAACTCATCCATCAAAACCGACTGCTCGGCCGTGTTTGGAAATCGCGAGATGTATGCCAGCCGCCTCATCAAGCTTGTGCAATGAGAAATGCCTACATGCGAAACGCAACACATGGCGATAGATCAGCGCCGCTCTGATTCCTGGCGGCAGGGCAAAACTCAAGGCTGATGCAAAACCTCGACGGTAAGATGCGACAGCGACCGGAAGCGGGCGAGTCGGGTGCGGTAATAGTCAGATTCTCGTGCTTTTGTCGTCATTACCGAAAGAATCGCTCCCAGGTGCCCCGGACCCAAGCGCCACAAATGAAGGTCGGCCAGTTGGTCGCCCTCGCTCTCAACGGCTTGACGCAGATTGTTCGCCATCTGACGATCAGGGTTCATGTCGAGCAGGATCGCACCCGTGTCCCGGATCAAGCCATAGGACCAGCTGGCGATGACCAGGGAACCGACGATACCAGCAAGCGGGTCCATCCAGAGCCAGCCAAAGGCACGGGCGAGCAGCAGGCCCACGATTACCAGCACGGACACGGCGGCGTCGGCAATGACGTGAACCACGGCGGCCCGCATGTTGTTGTCGCGATGCGCCGAACCGTGTGCATGTTCGTGCTCTTCAAAGACAGCCGGATAGTCTTGCTCTCCAAGCCAGACATGAGCGGCAAAGGCATGCGGCTCTGGAATCTCGTCGACCGATTCCAGATAACCCCCTTGGTCCTTCATGACGAAAAGCTGCCGCGCGCCGTCGGGGCGTATGGTTTCAACCCACGCTGCTTCGGCGGTCAGTTCAGGGCCAGTTTCGGCATGGAGCCGGAAGCGAGGCGGCACACCATCCTCGAACACGTCAAGCACCACAGTTCCGGCGTCGGTCTCGATGCGATGGGATTCGTCGTGATCTTCGTGCCCATGACCGTGACCGTGGTGATGACCGCCGGTGCTCAGGAGCCACGCACTGGCAATGTTCACCACCAGGCCGAGACAGGCAATCGGAACTGCCTGGACAAAGTGGATCGGGACCGGCGCGAATATGCGGCTGACGGATTCATAACCGATCAACAATGCTATCATCGCCAGAATGATGGCGCTGGTGAACCCCGCGAGATCGCCTAGCTTGCCGGTGCCGAAGGTAAAGCGCGTGTCATCGGCGTGCTTGCGGGCGTAAGTATAGGCGAGCGCCGCCAGCAGGAGCGCGCCGGCATGCGTGCTCATATGCAGGCCATCGGCGACGAGCGCGATCGAACCGAAGAGCAAGCCACCGACGATTTCAGCGATCATCATGGCACCGCAGAGCCAGATGACCGCCCAGGTCTTGCTCTCGCTTTTCTCGTGTCCCTCGCCTAGGAACACGTGGCTATGGAAAGCCGACGGATCGGCGCTATCGTTTTCCACCATGACGGTTTTCATTTCAGGTAGGTGCGGACAACCTCAAGGAGTTGTTCCGCTGCTTCGCTGTTCAGGGCGCCTGGATGTTTCTCGGCGTCGACGAGATGCTCGCGGACATGATCCTCAACCACCTCCGCCATCAGACCGGCCAAGGCCCCGCGAACCCCGGCGATGAGGTGCATGACCTGCTCGCAGCCCGACTCGACGTCGAGCGCGCGCTCGATAGCTTCAACCTGGCCTCGGATGCGGCGCACACGGGCCAAGAGCTTTTGCTTTTCACGAATGGTGTGGGTCATGCAGCCTTATGCCATAGCCCCCTACCCTATGCAAGAGATGAGTACAAGAGATGCCTCGTGCTCCACCGTCACCGTCATCGGCCCTTATCAGCACGCTGATTGGCAACGACGGCGCATCAGTTTGATGCCGGCGCGATCAAGGTGTGACGATAACCATAAGGCGCGCCACAGACCCCGGCGGCCGAGTATGCCGTGCCAATAGCTCCTCGCCGCAGAACGCAGGAGACCATGGCTAACCAACAGAAGTACGCTGGAAACCACCAGGCAAAGCCGCTCGTACAGCGCGGTATTCATCCCTGGACAAACCCAATCATGGCAGTCTGGTTTCAAGGCTAGAGCAGCGTTCCCCGGAGGAAGATCAGCGCTACGGTGAAATAGATCACCAAGCCGGTTACGTCGACGAGTGTGGCGACGAATGGCGCCGAGGCACTGGCCGGATCGAATCCGAGCCGCTTGAGGACAAAGGGCAGCATCGATCCCGACAGGGAGCCAAAGGTCACGATGCCGACCAGGGCAGCGCCGATGGTCACCGCCAGCAGCGGCCAGTGCTCGCCATAGTCGTAGAATCCGAACTTCTGCCATACTGTGATGCGGATGATGGCGATAACGCCCAGAATGGCGCCCAGCGCGATGCCCGTCGGCAGTTCGCGCAAGGCAATTCGCCACCAGTCCCGCAAGCGTATTTCGCCAAGCGCGAGCGCTCGGATGATGAGCGATGTTGCCTGAGATCCGGAATTGCCGCCCGAACTCATGATCCGGGGAATGAAAAGCGTCAGCACGATCGCCTTCTCCAGTTCCCCTTCGAAATATTGCATGGCATTGGCGGTCAGCATTTCGCCAAGAAACAGCACGGCCAGCCAGCCGCCGCGTTTCCTCAGCATCTCGAAGATGCCGATCTCCATGTATGGCTGATCGAGCGCTTCCATGCCGCCGAATTTCTGGGCGTCCTCGGTTCCTTCCTGAACGATCGCGTCGATGATGTCGTCGACGGTGACGATGCCGAGAACATGGTGTTTGGCGTCGACGACCGGAAGCGCCAGCAAGTCGTATTTGGAGATCAGGCGCGCCACTTCCTCGCGATCCATCAGCGGCGTGACGTAGAGCGGCTTGCGCGGGGGAGCAACCGACGTAATGGAAGCAGTGGGCTCGCCGGTTATCAACTGCCGCAAGGTGACCGCCTTGAGCAGCGTCTTGGATTTGGGATCGAGGACATAGATGGAATAAACCGTCTCGCGGGTACGCTCCACGAGGCGGATATGCTGCAATGTCTGGGCTATCGTCCAGGTCGCCGGCACACTGACAAACTCAGTCGTCATGAGGCTACCGGCCGAATGCTTGGGATAGGCGAGAAGCTGCGTGATTGAGGCGCGTGTGTCGGCCTTCAGCGCCGATAGGAGGTCGTCACATTCGGAAGAGTCGAGACGCCGGAAGATGTCGGCCCTTTGATCGGCCGACATGTTTTCGAGGATCGCCGTCGCCAGCGGCCTCGGCATCATATGGATCAAGTCGGCGGGCTCATCGAGACCTGGCTGATCGAAAACATCGGTGGCGCGATCAAGCGGCAGCAAGGCCAGCACCTCGACCGCTTCCTCGGGCGAAAGTTGATTGAGGATTTCAACGCTGTCGGCGACGTGCTCGTTGGGAAGACGCGCGGCAAGAGCCGCGGCGTCAAAGGGCTCGGTCAACTGGAGATTCGTATCCATGAGTCACCCGAAAATCAGCCATCGCCGGCATAACGTTATGAAGAACCCGAAAGCCATTCTGTTGCGACCGACCGCTATGGCATCGCCAAACGACAGAGAATGTCGCTCGGTGCCGATTGGATTCCCCGGCGTTCGCAGCATGGATAGCAGCAACTCGATGAGCGTTTTGACCCTGCGGGTCAATGCGTCGACGCATAAAAAAGAGAGAGGTGGTGATCAAATATAGCGGAGCGCATGACTGCCGTCTGCTTTAACCCTTCGGGAACGTGTTAAAGACCTGCCTAGCCATGAAGCCATCTTCGCGGGAGGGGATCATTCGATGGAACCGCCGGAGGCAACGCCGGGCACGCCGACGCATGGCAAACGTCTCAACTTTCTGGGAACGTTGGGCCCAGGCTTGATCACCGGCGCGGCCGACGACGATCCAAGCGGTATCGCCACCTATAGTCAGGTGGGTGCCCAATTCGGCTACTCGCTCGCCTGGACCATGGTGTTCAGCTATCCGCTGATGGCAGTAACCCAAGGGATCAGTGCCGGGATCGGCGCAGTGACAGGCCAAGGCATCGCACGCAATTTGCGCCGGCATTATTCGCCTTGGCTGCTGCGTTTTGCGGTGCTGCTGCTCCTCGTCGCCAATGTCATCAACATCGGTGCCGACCTTGGTGCCATGGGCGCCGCGCTTGAATTGCTGATCGGCGGACCGCATCACCTCTACGCGATCATCTTCGCGCTTATCTGCATCTTGCTTGAAGTCTTCGTCAGCTACCGTCGCTATGTCACGGTGCTCAAATGGCTGACACTGTCCCTGCTTGCCTATGTGGCGGTTGTTCTGTCGGTGCATGTGCCCTGGGGAGCCGCGCTCTATGGTGCGCTCGTGCCGCAAATCGTCTTCGACGGCGATCATGCCATGGCGCTGGTAGCGGTTCTCGGCACGACGATCAGCCCCTATCTGTTTTTCTGGCAGGCCGGCGAGGAAGTTGAGGAGCAGCATCGACAGCATTGGCTACGTCTCGGCGCTCACTCCCGCAGCTCCGCGCACCAGCTTGCACGGATCAAGAGCGACACCTTGTTCGGAATGGGGTTTTCCAACCTCATCGCCATCGTCATTATTATAGCGACGGCGGCGACGCTGCATGCCAACGGCATCACGCAGATTCAGACCTCGTCCCAGGCGGCAGAGGCGCTCCGACCTGTTGCCGGCGACTTTGCATTCGCGGTCTTTGCGGCCGGCATCATCGGCACAGGCTTGCTTGCCGTGCCCGTCCTGGCCGGCTCCGCAGCCTATGCCGTCGCGGAGACGTTTCGGTG from Mesorhizobium sp. NZP2077 encodes the following:
- a CDS encoding DUF2189 domain-containing protein, coding for MAGFHVMANAYGMHVQPTVRRITTTDLWGALELGAEDFWARPSHYVFLGLIYPVVGLILTQWTSGSNAIQLVYPLMSGFALVGPFAAIGLYEISRRRELGMNTDWRHALDVRRSPALPSIAVIGIMLFALFLLWLFTAQSIYTSLFGDQPPASIGAFVREVLTTGKGWTLIVLGNAAGFVFAVVVLATTVIAFPLMLDRDVGAVSAIETSARAVMANPLQMALWGLLVAVLLVIGSIPLFAGLAVVMPILGHATWHLYRKVIEPAQIRPIRRPM
- a CDS encoding TadE/TadG family type IV pilus assembly protein; amino-acid sequence: MFRLKGFWPSERGNFAMATAIAMLPIMVVVAGTIDLTGTSDDAAQLQNSLDAAGLAVGTKYLPSMTASDVQGLGLTFFAANMSVADQQEYAGSVSAFSATASGDPSAYYISLSSSINHPSFINGAAAWPAHRSATVKMNPGAQACVLALDPHASAAVSLQGSTDVSMSNCVIAANSDASDAVSRGGSAQVSAGCVSTVGSTSGLSPPSANLTCGAPLEHQYASFDPLADVVPPPYTLCQQVPNGKTYTLSPGTYCDKTLSGNITLNPGVYILRGVTLKPGGNGSLTGQGVTIFLMEGAQIYINANEQANLSPPTSGPYAGITIFENRGNTSALTLNGGANSVISGFVYAPDAAISFAGNSDMSGQGDCLRLVGLTVQMTGNSSIKTDCSAVFGNREMYASRLIKLVQ
- the dmeF gene encoding CDF family Co(II)/Ni(II) efflux transporter DmeF; the encoded protein is MVENDSADPSAFHSHVFLGEGHEKSESKTWAVIWLCGAMMIAEIVGGLLFGSIALVADGLHMSTHAGALLLAALAYTYARKHADDTRFTFGTGKLGDLAGFTSAIILAMIALLIGYESVSRIFAPVPIHFVQAVPIACLGLVVNIASAWLLSTGGHHHGHGHGHEDHDESHRIETDAGTVVLDVFEDGVPPRFRLHAETGPELTAEAAWVETIRPDGARQLFVMKDQGGYLESVDEIPEPHAFAAHVWLGEQDYPAVFEEHEHAHGSAHRDNNMRAAVVHVIADAAVSVLVIVGLLLARAFGWLWMDPLAGIVGSLVIASWSYGLIRDTGAILLDMNPDRQMANNLRQAVESEGDQLADLHLWRLGPGHLGAILSVMTTKARESDYYRTRLARFRSLSHLTVEVLHQP
- a CDS encoding metal/formaldehyde-sensitive transcriptional repressor, which encodes MTHTIREKQKLLARVRRIRGQVEAIERALDVESGCEQVMHLIAGVRGALAGLMAEVVEDHVREHLVDAEKHPGALNSEAAEQLLEVVRTYLK
- the mgtE gene encoding magnesium transporter; this encodes MDTNLQLTEPFDAAALAARLPNEHVADSVEILNQLSPEEAVEVLALLPLDRATDVFDQPGLDEPADLIHMMPRPLATAILENMSADQRADIFRRLDSSECDDLLSALKADTRASITQLLAYPKHSAGSLMTTEFVSVPATWTIAQTLQHIRLVERTRETVYSIYVLDPKSKTLLKAVTLRQLITGEPTASITSVAPPRKPLYVTPLMDREEVARLISKYDLLALPVVDAKHHVLGIVTVDDIIDAIVQEGTEDAQKFGGMEALDQPYMEIGIFEMLRKRGGWLAVLFLGEMLTANAMQYFEGELEKAIVLTLFIPRIMSSGGNSGSQATSLIIRALALGEIRLRDWWRIALRELPTGIALGAILGVIAIIRITVWQKFGFYDYGEHWPLLAVTIGAALVGIVTFGSLSGSMLPFVLKRLGFDPASASAPFVATLVDVTGLVIYFTVALIFLRGTLL
- a CDS encoding divalent metal cation transporter — translated: MEPPEATPGTPTHGKRLNFLGTLGPGLITGAADDDPSGIATYSQVGAQFGYSLAWTMVFSYPLMAVTQGISAGIGAVTGQGIARNLRRHYSPWLLRFAVLLLLVANVINIGADLGAMGAALELLIGGPHHLYAIIFALICILLEVFVSYRRYVTVLKWLTLSLLAYVAVVLSVHVPWGAALYGALVPQIVFDGDHAMALVAVLGTTISPYLFFWQAGEEVEEQHRQHWLRLGAHSRSSAHQLARIKSDTLFGMGFSNLIAIVIIIATAATLHANGITQIQTSSQAAEALRPVAGDFAFAVFAAGIIGTGLLAVPVLAGSAAYAVAETFRWPEGLDQRPQDAKAFYGTIAMATLGGVTLTFVGLDPIRALYWSAVVNGILAAPLMAIMMMIAMNPRIMGRLTLPRWMIFGGVLATTVMALASIGFFVL